caaaattatagtTCTTAGGTTTGGAAGTCAGCTActttttgaaattcttttgaTCTACAAAGATGTGTTTGATTTTCAAGAGTTTAGAgaatgttatactttttgaattTTCTCTAGAGTCTCAGATTTCTTTTTAGATCGTCCATTGAGCTTTTGACTGAAGGAACTTCAAAGAGTCCTTTAATCTTCTGAAAATCTTCAATGTTTTACTCTTTAGACCTTCAGGAGAGTTACAAACACTTCAGAGCTTTCGTCTTTTGATCTTCaaagcttttaaaaaaattgtgttttttagatctttagagcttCAAACTTTGGATTTTTAAGCTTGGGAGATTTAAGAGTTTCAGTCTTCTGAGCTTGTGAGCTTGAAAACTTCAGTCTATGGAGATCAAAGCTTCATAGCTTCCGCCCCCTAAATGAAGGGATACGACCGCTATTTATAAATGTTTCCCATGGGCCTTACATGGGCTTGGGACTATTTGTTTTTGAGATTTGACCCAGTCTTTCTATTGGCCCAAATTTTCGCCATGAGCTCGAATTATGTTGGGACTTTGGATCTGAGTAACTTCGATTACTCGACCTAATACAATCTATAATTTTCACAATGGACTTAGAATTTCATATGATGAGGTGGCAACTTGTGACTAACCAAAATATCCCATTCAACAATCCTATCACTAGCAATTCTGTTATTTCAAGttcattattgaaatttcaaaaacaaaatggttaaatggtttggtaaccatttgattttttgtttttgtttttgaaaattaagcccatTTCAACCacatttcttatcatgatttgcatttttcttaattacaatgattgaattcttaaccaaattccaaaaactgaaataactttttgaaagttactttttttaattctcaaaatttggcttgttttttaaaccattggtgaaaagtagatgaaaaaggaagaaatttgtgAAATTGTCCAAAGTAACCCCCTTTAGTTTTCACATTTAAAAAACAACGCGCTTTTTGAAATCTCACAGAATTGTTTTGTCTCGGGCCTTCACGGGCGAGATTGGGCCCGAGTTTGTGTTTGAAACATAATGAATTCAAATTATCCAGTTGTGTAAAAGGACAAAAATACTCATGCTTTTAAATGACCCTTTCATATACACGAAAACCCTTTAGACGATCAAGTCCTCAACTCTCTTGAGATATCCCTGCTTTCTCTGTGAAAATTTCCTTCTTTGCGGTTATTTGTATCTTTTAAACTTACTTATTTTAGAGGTATTTCCTTCCTTTAAATATATTGTTTCATTTATGATTAGAGGTTTGCTAGGGTTTTTGAATGTATCTAAAGTATATGGATCAATACTTCTAACCatttcatatataatgaaaTCTGGCTTGATGATTGTGTATGTTGCAatatttgttcattttttctGTATGTAGTTTGTTGTtgataattttctaaaattatccCATGCTATTTCGATTGAATTTGTTTGAATCTCGATCGAGATTCAATGAAGTGGGCCTAAGATCGTTTGGATGTGTACTGAGATTGGGTTTATTACCTTTGAGTTTGGAAATTTTGTATACGATCTCGAGGTAAATGTAGCTCAATTTTATTCTCGAGATTTTATACAGAATGGGACGAAAACCCTAATCTTGTGGCATGTCTGTGTAAATGGCCCGAGTTCTCATTATTAGGGCACGATCTCAGGCGAGTTTTCCACCGAGTTCTTCACCGAGATTTAAGCCAGATTCTAGATTTATGTGTATTGTTTTGTTGTTATTTTACCTCCTTGATTATTGAATTGAATGTATGACTCATGGTCTATGTGATAGATGACACTGGTAACTAAGATCCAAACTTCTTATCATTTTTTGGCAAATCTAACTTGTTGTTCTCATCTGGCGAAAACAGTCTCGAATATTAAAAAGAAGTTAATACCTAGACAGTTGTATATGTTTAGGCAGACTATTTTTGGCCATTTTTTTAGATGTGGAGTTAGTTTTTAATGAGTCTCTATGTCATTATATTCTTCTGCGGAAGGTACTAGAGGATAGGGAAGAAGTTATTAGTTTTAAGTTGCTAGGGAAGAAGGTTTCTTTTGGTTGAGACGAGTTTGATATTATAACAGGTTTGAGATATAGTCCTTGGTGTGGAGTTGATTTTGATCAGGATAGAGCTCTTAGTCTTAGGAAGTTGAATTTGGGAGATAGGTCCAACATGAATAGGATTGAGTTGGACAATGATTTCTCGAATTATCAGTTTGAGAGCGATGAGGATGTGGTGAAGAtgactattttttatttcatcgagTTGGCCACTTGAGACACATTGTCACCAATTAAGAAAAAATGGAGATCTTCTTGATTATGATCATAAAGGAAAATACATTCGGCCTCATATTGTACAAACACCTTATAACTAATTCAAACTAAACAGAATTTATCCCACTAATTCTATATATTTTCCGTAAAAACTCCTCATACTTTATTCTAACGTCGACAATCAGCCCTTTCAACTAACTCCCTGTGTATTTTTTCTCATCCTCCTTCGATTCACcctcaaaataaacaaatatacgAGACGTtcctgaaaaaaaaatcatataccGGTTcaacaaacttaataaattcAGTCAAAATCTTGGGGATATTGAATAATCTCGATGCAACTATATAAACATCTTGCCCGGAATTTCAAACCCTACGCTAAATTTCAATGGAATTATACTCAATCGCGACTGAGATTATTGAATTTCCAGCATAAACAACCacgaaaaaataaattattggcCTCGACAACATGCTAATAACAACTACAACAAATTTACAAAAGATAATATCGTTACATTTACCTTGCTTTTCTTGAATGTAGGCAAAAAGATGAGACTTGAGGGTTTTGAGGACTGCCAAACACTAGAAAAAATTTTGGATCACTTTTAGAAAATTTATTGAGCAAACCAACATCTCTTTCCCAAAAAATgggttattataataattatattatttttatattaccGTGGGCATATTCgtaaattttttttcccatcAATCGAATTTGATattcaaaagttaaaataattaaCACAATCACGGGCCCGATCTCGTCCGAGAATGCTTGAGAAAAACTAATTCTACGAGATTTCAGAGAGCGTGCTATTTTTGAAATGTGAAAACTAAAAGGGGTTATTTTGGATCCAAAAAAGTTGAAGTAGAAATAAtgttcatagacttaattttaaaaaataaaaacaaaaaacaaaatgattatcgaccttaaattttgatatataaaaactaaactcaaaactcatACTGCAGGCACAAcaactatttttcatttaatctcAAGTTATGACAAAAGAATTTTCACTCAAAAGGTTTATGATTTCAAGctcttttcctttatttttttaagacaaATTTAAAGTAACGTGAACTATGAAGTACggtattttgttttaaaaaaaaaaaaaaagaaaaaaagaaaaagaaaagaagagagagagagagaaaataaaagagatgaaaaagataaaaaagataAAGGTAATATGAAGTACTTTGACAAAAAGTCAAAAAGtattttaaagtatttttttcctttttttttttaattaaaaaagtccaaatacattattataattaaaatattgaacCAAAcagcaaaataatttattataattaaattgcttTTACCAGAAGCACTTGTTGTAAATGCATTTTCAAATCAACTCTTGAGGTTCTCCCACTTAATACCATGGTATATTTTCTTATGGATTTGTcttataaaatgatattttaaatttgaattttgtgctTAAAGAAATCTACACTATTCTTTGATTACCTGTAGGTTTATTCTCATTGTTTTTTCTTAAGCATACTCAGAAATCATCTTTGACTCAAAACCTATTATGAACACAAGTTAAatacatttcaaaatttataatttaaggaAATCTTCAACCTTCAAACACGTTTTTACCTTCAAAGTAGCCTTCTTAAGAATATTCTACTCCAGAATTTCTtgtaattaaaacaataaaatgatGCTTGAAAGCAATTTcccattttaatttcttttaatcaagatttaagaaaaagatttttttttctcaatctaAGCAAGGAATTGTTTTTTGATAAAACAACGAGCTAATTCAACAACTCGGATttggagggaaaaaaaacaacaaaaataaaatcaaatatgttgAGAAAAACCAATACAAAGGTTTGTTTTGTCAAATGTTAACAACAGCAGCAGAGCTCGAGACGATTGATCATTAACCAATGTCAGTTAGATGGCTTTCCTGAAAATATAATAAGAATTGGGTTGAATAGAGAGCGAAGATTTCAGCATAGAACAAGTTTTGATTAGCTTTTCTTTTTACCTACAAAGAATCAAACATGTTTGATCCTACAATATTGAAATGAATTTCAATAAGGTATTCTACCCGAACGAATTTCGTAACGGCAACAGAAGAAAGTCCTCAGTTTCGAAATTCTCGTGACTCTGTCAATCTCTTTCAAAAACGACCTCCAGTAAATCATTCTACATTTGGCGAGGGACAAGTCGTTTCTCTCGAAGTAATGTCCTTGACGAGTCAAAACATGTCTTCAGCTCATGATTGATGAGAGCTTCAGAGACAGTCTTCAGCTGGGATCATATTAAGATCTGGTAAAAAGAAACCACCACTTTCCATTGAATTTATCTCCCGTGTCTCGTGCAATTCTGATTGTGTACCATTTCCAGGGACGGTATGTATTGGTGAAGTTGCAGGAACATTGTCGGTTGTAGGATCCACACTTTGGCACTGTTGATTGGGAGCTACTGGCTTCGACTCATCCCGAAGATGATCTGATGATGCATTGAAATTCAGATTGAGCTGAAAAACATAAGTTCAAATCAGAAGAGCCAACAGCAAGATCAGAAGGCAGGTTTCACATATTATTACAATGTCCATGCCGGGTTAACGTTCATACATTATCAAAAGAATAACATCAAGGTCTCACATTTCTTAATATTTTAAGACAGTATTTTCATCTGGGTTCTGAGGGAGATTTTTGAATCaccttcattttcttcaacttCTCGTTGTTAGTCGTCTGTTCCTTGAACGTTGCGTGTAAACTTTCGAGCTCCTGTTCGAAACCAATGGACTTtcattaaacaaaaacaaaaggatGGTTTTGATTGGCAGTGCGTgaagattttattttcaaatgaaCATTAATTACTACTTTCTCCCAAAAgcacttttcaaaatttaagaagagATGTGGTGGTAAGGATAGATCTGAGAAGTTTAAACTCAAAATACTCACTCACTCACCAAAAGAAATGTTTTTAAAAGCAGAACACCATGATTAATTTATTCGAAAACACTTTAAAAAGGTagcaaaaatattttcaaacacaCAAACTaagtatttattcaataaaacgaCCAGACTACTATAATTCTCTCCAATTCAGGAACCCTCTTTGCTTTAGTACAGCAAACACACCTTTCTGAGATGTACCCTTTCCTTCAAAAGTAAAGACTCCTCCACTCTCAGATCAGCCAATGCCTGCAAAAGTTTAGGTAGTTCAGAATAATAAAGTAACATAAGAAAAAGACTAATAATTAATCACCCAATCATCAAATGACATTACAAGAATTCGAACAAAATCCGACTCAGTGAAGTTGATTTAGTTAAAGTTTTAACACTGAACTCAAGAGATGGGAATTTTTACCTTCCTTCTCTTTAACCTCTTGGCCATGGCAGTGCTAGAACTGAATTCATTAGTACCACACCCCTGCACAAAAGGTCAACCCATCAGAAACTACAAAGAAAAAAGAGCACAAAAGTCCACAATTACattcagatttttttttcaaaagggagctctattttttttttctttttaattatgatAACCAGTAATTGAATGACACATCATCAAACCCACATGGTGGCTCATCAATCTAATTTAACCTCAATTTCTTCTCGAGAATCTTACTATCCATTGCTCGCGTGACCCTTCACGTGCCTCTTCTTTCAATTTAATGgcttttaaaatgaaaaactacTGCTAACAAAGAAGGgggaaaaaatggaaataaagaaaaagatgatCATTGACCTTCAGATCTGAGAACCCAAAGGATCAAATAATAATGGCTATTATAAACCATTTCTCGATGGTTCTATTCCAAGCCGTCCGATTATGGGGGGTTGTACGTGGGACATACGCGCACAAACTAATTACTCTGGTCTCGAGAACAGAGGATAAACAAACATACTTTGTTCGATGACTTCGCTAAAACCAAACGCATCCTATCTCTAACGCCGTTCTCAGACGACGAGAATATCGATCTGATGATTCTGATGAATCTGATCCCCACCATTATTCAGTGTTTACCGGCTCCGTTCCGTCCAGAAACTTTCAGTTCTGGACTTAGATTACCCTCCACTTAACGACGCTTTAAAGAACGAAAAACAGAGGAAAAGAGGGCCATCGTTGAAAGTGAAATTGTGGGGTTCTTGGTTCAAATGCGTCTTTGACAAAATACGAGCAATTCATCTCGTGGGGTTACAGAGTCAGCCATGAGGAGAGAAATACTCGTGTGTCGGCGGAGAAATTCGCCAAATACAGGGGAAAAGGAAATCGCCACGGCGGAGATCGATGGCTCTGTATCTAACCCAAAaccagagagagagagagagagaacgaaaaaaaaaaaaaggaaatgaagattggggggaaaaggaaaaagagtagAATCGAGAAAGAACCTTGGATCTGGAGGAGTGGGAGAATTCGGATGGATGGCTGGACTCTTCGAATCCATCGGCGGTGGCGGAAGGGGATGTATCGCCACTCCAAGAGAGAGGGGTGGTAGGGCTGCATCTGGTGGAGGTGGAGTCCTTATTCTTGTGAGCAATGGCATCGAATCGGAAAGGGGAAAGAATCCTGGAACGGCGTTGTCTGAGACCCCATCTGGGCGGAATAACGGTAGGTAGCGGAGATTTAATCGACGAGGAGGCTTGAGACTGCTTGAGACGAACCAGTAACTCAACGACGACGCTATCATCGGCCATGGCGGCACACAACCACTCATCCTTCAACACCATATTGAGCGGCGCGACGAAAGGGGAGAGATGGGTAAGGTATGAAGAGAAAAAcccagagagagagagagagagagagagagagagaattgaaGAAGTAAGGGAGAAGGGGAAAGAGGGagtgaaaatgaaaatggtggAAATTAGGAAATgggggaaggaggaagagattCCAGTTATTCGTTTTTGTTTTGTGGGCTATTAGGGTGGGTGGGGGCGTGGCTTCGGGCCCGCATCTCTTTCCAGTATTCAccattctttttcctttttctttttaattaatgatATCATATTACCGGGAACCAgcgttctttctttctttcttttttattgggggaaaaaaaaaaaactacggGACCCACCTACCTCCTGCCACGCCGAAATGTAGGTTCGGTTTGTTAACTATGGTGGGCTTCACATGGGCCAGCCCGGAACTTTTGGATGCAGCCCAATAATATTTTCGCAAAACTCAAGATTCTAAATCATTTTATATAATCCTTTTATTAGTGGAACAAATATGAGAATACTTAGTTTTAGAAAACTTTTGTTTACTACAAAAATTTGATGGTTGAGGATTTTACATTCTACTTCAACAGAAATAATACATATTAATTAAGTTGTAgttatttttactttatttcaataataataataataataataataataataacaatattttgTTTACCAACATAAAATTACTCAAGGTGGATTAGCATCTCGCTCTTGCTCTTTTGGATTTAGATTTTTCAACTCATTACTTTCTCTATTTTATCTTGTTCTCGCTCTTttaggtttgatttttttttcttctcattctCTATATTTCTCTATAGTAGCCAAAGTTCAACACACTTGTATAATAAAGTTGTTTTGGTAATTTTTGTAGAAGAAGGTGCAAACAAAAGGTTAAAAATTTAGTTTAAGAAGTGGCACTTATTTCATTATGTAACCAAAATTTAGGTTGATTGTAcgattattttataaaaactatttaaaagaaaaaaaaaaatcttttgttGGGAATCATCTACATACACCTTAAGTCCAAGACTCACGAAGGCACGTGGGGGTTGCACTTTTGACTTGTCCCACATTGAAGAATTAAGAAGTGAGTAGAGGATGTATATATATGACACCACTTATAGAGACTTGCAAAAGTGGAGATAGTGAGaataaagagtttttttttgggtttatgCACCACAATTGTTTAGAAGCTTTAGGTGGATGGGCTTGGCAACCATGCTCGGGACAAAAcacataaataattttatttattttttgaatctCGATTTTTCTACTTCCTCTCAATTCTAAGCAAACAATCTTCTCTCGCTTTGATTATGACTCTCATAATGATTCGTGTAGACAATAATTAACAATTGAAGCAAATTCACTCTCtccttcattcttcttccttaTCTCCCTATGTTTCTACCATTGCCATTTGTTATCTCCTCGCTTTTTTCGGAACAAGGGAGCTTTCATCTAAATTGACGGAGAAAGATGAGAATAGGCAGAAACAAGAGAATGATAAAAAGAAAGATGCGAGAGGGGGGaaaagtattttaaatatttttaaaactttaattatatgtatgtatgtattgttttaattaaaaaaaaatgtcattacAACATTATGTcatgtaataaataaacaattttctaaagcttcaaaatcaaaagacatATTTAATTCGCAATCTGgattatgttttatgttttgagatttaaagaattcaataatatatattttgctGACAATCTGAATTATGAatctaaaaattgtttttcagaTTCTATAATCTAAACAatgcaaattctaaaaatatattatatatatattttttatgtttttattatatccaaattttgaattttaaagattaaaatataagattatattaaataacgataaaaatgtttaaaaatatagtaTATCATGTTAAAATTcagttcattttttaaaattaaaatatgtattatataatgtattataaattatctaatattacataataatatttatacaactttttaaatataaagcatgttaataaataaattagtaaCAGTTTATCGTCATCTAATATTTAGTAGTAACTATAAATAGTTCTATGacttataaatatagtatcaaatacattttaaacaattatttaaattagaattcaattctaaatttgctacaaaacataaaatataactttgttttaattgaatctcttatttttaaaattcctaCCAAACAGGTtcttaaaatgtttagtttgaAAACTCAATAGACTAAATATTACTAAATCCAATATAGAAAGACTACATATGTGTATTTTTAATGTCAATATAGAGATGAgttttattaatgttttctaATGTTATGCtatacat
This genomic window from Benincasa hispida cultivar B227 chromosome 4, ASM972705v1, whole genome shotgun sequence contains:
- the LOC120076783 gene encoding uncharacterized protein LOC120076783 isoform X2, producing the protein MVGIRFIRIIRSIFSSSENGVRDRMRLVLAKSSNKGCGTNEFSSSTAMAKRLKRRKALADLRVEESLLLKERVHLRKELESLHATFKEQTTNNEKLKKMKLNLNFNASSDHLRDESKPVAPNQQCQSVDPTTDNVPATSPIHTVPGNGTQSELHETREINSMESGGFFLPDLNMIPAEDCL
- the LOC120076783 gene encoding uncharacterized protein LOC120076783 isoform X1; this translates as MVLKDEWLCAAMADDSVVVELLVRLKQSQASSSIKSPLPTVIPPRWGLRQRRSRILSPFRFDAIAHKNKDSTSTRCSPTTPLSWSGDTSPSATADGFEESSHPSEFSHSSRSKGCGTNEFSSSTAMAKRLKRRKALADLRVEESLLLKERVHLRKELESLHATFKEQTTNNEKLKKMKLNLNFNASSDHLRDESKPVAPNQQCQSVDPTTDNVPATSPIHTVPGNGTQSELHETREINSMESGGFFLPDLNMIPAEDCL